One Palaemon carinicauda isolate YSFRI2023 chromosome 5, ASM3689809v2, whole genome shotgun sequence DNA window includes the following coding sequences:
- the LOC137640958 gene encoding tigger transposable element-derived protein 1-like: MATQKPSRLKARDNYSEEDIKKALEDIEELGLSMRAAGRKYGIPESTLRHKRSGYHPISKKMGPKTVLTDAEEEVLVAYIKGSIRRANPVTKKNIIDAVSTILRTEREEGIERATPPSFTDKPKKKWWQLFRQRHPTVTYRTPETLTTSRKSISKQVILQWFADTQSFFVEEGMTEALHDPSRNFNIDESGFSLSPKQGRVLAIKGEKHVFEESSAQHKTNITVLANVCADGRIPPPMIIYPRKRISAHMGENFPEGYDCCVGKSEKGYITIETLYEYLCNSFNDWLNDNNVQRPIIIWTDWHETRNNYYLAKQLQLLNIVLYGLPPNTTHMMQPLDVSVFGPLKKSWSRGAKEFEHQNPDSMITQVNFAKVFLPIYYNCVSADNIKAGFKKCGLCPFDQDAPDYSKIESASSQREDPSTIFEGIDCGECSFIVQPKLYFNSNYDKAAKIKPKYSASPMEIVRLFRSVTQTETAPTKHDPVFNVSEAQAIIRRFTEEASDEIFDRFEKISSMMK, translated from the exons ATGGCAACCCAAAAACCATCTCGTCTGAAAGCAAGAGACAACTATTCTGAGGAAGATATAAAGAAAGCCTTGGAGGATATTGAAGA GCTTGGTCTATCTATGAGGGCAGCTGGCCGGAAGTATGGGATTCCAGAGTCTACTTTGCGGCATAAACGGTCAGGATATCATCCGATCAGCAAGAAGATGGGCCCTAAGACGGTGCTGACAGATGCCGAAGAGGAGGTGTTGGTGGCCTATATAAAAGGGTCAATACGTCGGGCAAATCCTGTGACCAAGAAAAATATAATTGATGCAGTCTCCACTATCTTACGTACTGAGCGGGAGGAAGGCATCGAACGGGCTACTCCACCAAGCTTTACAGATAAGCCGAAGAAGAAGTGGTGGCAGCTGTTCAGACAAAGGCATCCTACAGTTACTTACAGAACCCCGGAGACTCTGACAACATCAAGAAAAAGTATAAGTAAACAAGTAATTCTACAGTGGTTTGCCGACACACAGTCTTTCTTTGTCGAGGAGGGTATGACGGAGGCACTACATGACCCTAGCAGGAACTTTAACATTGATGAGTCTGGGTTCTCTCTCTCCCCAAAGCAAGGGAGGGTGCTTGCAATTAAGGGAGAGAAGCACGTTTTCGAAGAGAGCAGTGCACAACATAAAACCAACATCACTGTTCTGGCTAATGTGTGCGCTGACGGACGTATTCCTCCTCCAATGATAATCTATCCAAGGAAAAGGATAAGTGCTCATATGGGTGAGAATTTCCCTGAAGGTTATGATTGCTGCGTGGGAAAGAGTGAGAAGGGTTACATCACCATTGAGACACTATACGAGTACCTCTGTAATAGCTTCAACGATTGGCTCAACGACAACAACGTACAACGCCCTATAATAATCTGGACTGATTGGCATGAGACAAGAAATAACTATTATCTTGCCAAACAGCTGCAACTTCTGAATATAGTTCTGTATGGTCTCCCTCCAAACACCACTCACATGATGCAGCCACTGGATGTGAGTGTGTTTGGACCATTGAAGAAGAGCTGGTCTCGAGGGGCCAAGGAATTTGAGCACCAGAATCCAGACAGTATGATTACACAGGTGAACTTTGCAAAAGTATTTTTGCCAATTTACTACAACTGTGTCTCTGCTGATAATATCAAGGCAGGATTCAAGAAGTGTGGCCTTTGCCCTTTTGACCAAGATGCTCCAGATTACTCAAAGATTGAGAGTGCCTCATCACAGCGAGAGGACCCTTCAACCATTTTTGAAGGGATTGATTGTGGTGAGTGTTCTTTTATTGTACAGcctaaattatattttaattccaATTACGACAAG GCCGcgaaaattaaaccaaaatataGTGCGTCTCCAATGGAGATAGTGCGTCTCTTCAGG